A window from Aeromonas rivipollensis encodes these proteins:
- a CDS encoding alpha-E domain-containing protein, producing the protein MLSRTASELYWMSRHLERAENTARMLDVTQTMSLMPSIDADHSELLAPLTISGTHEPFLARYGQVNMENLLQFFCFDEENPSSIFSCLRMARDNAHGVRGKIPGEVWESINAAWIEIRRRRKGGLSSGQAQEFFDWIKERSHQFRGATYGTMMRGDVLWFLRLGTFIERADNTARILTVKYQVIREDEDSVREFYRWNALLRSVGAYEAHQTLYKTLSHASIAELLILRNEVPRSLRACLDEMELILAQIEGNAGQTPRRLTTILNAHLTYGTIEDVFALGMQAYLRDFLSDIGAIGQSIHAAYLEVL; encoded by the coding sequence ATGCTGAGCCGCACCGCAAGCGAACTTTACTGGATGTCCCGCCACCTGGAGCGGGCGGAGAACACGGCGCGCATGCTGGACGTCACCCAGACCATGTCGCTGATGCCCTCCATCGACGCCGATCACAGCGAGCTGCTGGCCCCTCTCACCATCAGCGGCACCCACGAACCTTTCCTGGCGCGCTACGGCCAGGTGAACATGGAGAACCTGCTGCAATTTTTCTGCTTCGACGAGGAGAACCCGAGCAGCATCTTCAGCTGCCTGCGCATGGCCAGGGACAACGCCCACGGGGTGCGCGGCAAGATCCCGGGAGAGGTGTGGGAGAGCATCAACGCCGCCTGGATAGAGATACGCAGGCGCCGCAAGGGGGGGCTTTCCAGCGGCCAGGCACAGGAGTTCTTCGACTGGATCAAGGAGCGATCCCACCAGTTCCGTGGCGCCACCTACGGCACCATGATGCGGGGTGACGTGCTCTGGTTCCTGCGCCTTGGCACCTTCATCGAGCGGGCCGACAACACGGCGCGCATCCTCACCGTCAAGTATCAGGTGATCCGGGAAGACGAAGACAGCGTGCGCGAGTTCTACCGCTGGAACGCCCTGCTGCGCTCGGTGGGAGCCTATGAGGCGCACCAGACCCTCTACAAGACCCTCTCCCACGCCTCCATCGCCGAGCTGCTGATCCTGCGCAACGAGGTGCCGCGATCCCTGCGCGCCTGCCTCGACGAGATGGAGCTGATCCTGGCCCAGATCGAGGGCAACGCCGGCCAGACGCCCCGGCGCCTCACCACCATACTCAACGCCCATCTGACCTATGGCACCATCGAGGATGTGTTCGCCCTCGGCATGCAGGCGTACCTGAGGGATTTCCTCAGCGACATCGGCGCCATCGGCCAGAGCATCCACGCCGCCTACCTGGAGGTATTATGA
- a CDS encoding transglutaminase family protein, whose amino-acid sequence MRLIIDHQTRYHYADVVRRSTQYLRLTPHSTARQQILSWQLELPGEATCTTDGYGNILHVLSLESPHEGILIRAHGEVEIRDDALEDEEPSLISPLSYLRPTALTCPSEALRALAQECLPSEPTLADLQELMARILALMPYQPGSTDATFSADEALASGSGVCQDHTHVFLTCCRHAGLPARYVSGYLYSQDSSHVAMHAWAEVWIDGRWQTFDVTNLTCSANEHLKLAVGMDYLDACPVRGVRYGGGCELLQSQARVTRLDGQQQ is encoded by the coding sequence ATGAGACTCATCATCGATCACCAGACCCGCTACCACTATGCCGACGTGGTGCGCCGCAGCACCCAGTACCTGCGCCTGACCCCTCACAGCACGGCCCGCCAGCAGATCCTCTCCTGGCAGCTGGAGCTGCCGGGCGAAGCCACCTGCACCACGGACGGTTACGGCAACATATTGCACGTGCTGAGCCTGGAGTCCCCCCACGAGGGGATATTGATCCGCGCCCATGGCGAGGTGGAGATCCGCGACGACGCCCTGGAGGACGAAGAGCCCTCCCTCATCTCCCCCCTGAGCTACCTGAGGCCCACCGCCCTCACCTGCCCAAGCGAGGCCCTGCGTGCCCTGGCGCAGGAGTGCCTGCCATCCGAGCCGACCCTGGCCGATCTGCAGGAGCTGATGGCGCGCATCCTGGCGCTCATGCCCTATCAGCCGGGCAGCACGGACGCCACCTTCAGCGCCGACGAGGCCCTCGCCTCGGGCAGCGGCGTCTGTCAGGACCACACCCATGTCTTCCTGACCTGCTGCCGCCACGCCGGTCTGCCGGCCAGGTACGTGAGCGGTTACCTCTACAGCCAGGACAGCAGCCACGTGGCGATGCATGCCTGGGCCGAGGTGTGGATTGACGGGCGCTGGCAGACCTTCGATGTGACCAACCTCACCTGCTCCGCCAACGAACACCTCAAGCTGGCGGTCGGCATGGATTACCTGGATGCCTGCCCGGTGCGCGGGGTGCGCTACGGCGGCGGCTGCGAGCTGTTGCAGAGCCAGGCGCGGGTCACCCGCCTGGATGGGCAGCAACAATGA
- a CDS encoding peptidase: MTYCVAICLQDGIVFASDSRTNAGVDHIATFRKLHLFTREDRVIVLQSAGNLATTQSVISLLAQGQELLALPSLYEVAALIGQTIRTVINRDGGQQQGHVNFGCNILLGGQIRGERHRLFHIYPEGNFIEAGPDTPYFQIGESKYGKPIIDRIIQYETPLQTALQCALISIDSTLRSNLSVGLPLDALVYSEGSFSAAQLHRITEQNTHFQALRKAWGEGLQRLFRELPPFPL; encoded by the coding sequence ATGACCTATTGCGTCGCCATATGCCTGCAAGATGGCATCGTCTTCGCTTCAGACTCGCGCACCAATGCGGGGGTGGACCACATCGCCACCTTCCGCAAGCTGCACCTCTTCACCCGGGAGGACAGGGTGATAGTGCTGCAAAGCGCCGGCAATCTGGCCACCACCCAGAGTGTCATCAGCCTGCTGGCACAGGGGCAGGAGCTCCTTGCCCTTCCCAGCCTGTACGAGGTCGCGGCCCTCATAGGCCAAACCATACGTACCGTCATCAACCGGGATGGGGGCCAGCAGCAGGGGCATGTCAACTTCGGCTGCAACATACTGCTGGGGGGCCAGATCCGGGGGGAGCGCCACCGCCTGTTCCACATCTATCCGGAGGGCAACTTCATCGAGGCGGGCCCGGACACCCCCTACTTCCAGATTGGTGAGAGCAAGTACGGCAAGCCCATCATAGATCGCATCATCCAGTACGAGACGCCGCTCCAGACCGCCCTGCAGTGCGCCCTCATCTCCATCGACTCGACCCTGCGCAGCAACCTCTCGGTGGGCTTGCCCCTGGATGCGCTCGTCTATTCCGAAGGGAGCTTCTCGGCGGCACAGCTGCACCGCATCACAGAGCAGAACACCCACTTCCAGGCTCTGCGCAAGGCCTGGGGCGAGGGGTTGCAACGGCTGTTCCGAGAGCTTCCCCCCTTCCCTCTCTGA
- a CDS encoding YqhA family protein, with protein MRRFNLMLNGSRLMMFPFYVCILVCVALLMVKFAMQLYVLCRDIIEIDYLDLITGVLTLVDFVLVAQMLILVAICGYVQFIKTPEQRAALGDNWLSKINFASLKLIVINSLVTIAGIEVLKAFLEDGTGNEIEMKWSVIVFLAFSTAALIYAITERLADHK; from the coding sequence ATGCGCCGCTTCAACCTCATGCTCAACGGCAGCCGGCTGATGATGTTCCCCTTCTATGTCTGCATCCTGGTTTGCGTCGCCCTCTTGATGGTGAAGTTCGCCATGCAGCTCTATGTGCTGTGCCGCGACATCATCGAGATCGACTATCTGGATCTCATCACCGGGGTGCTCACCCTGGTGGACTTCGTGCTGGTGGCCCAGATGCTGATCCTGGTGGCCATCTGCGGCTATGTGCAGTTCATCAAGACCCCGGAGCAGCGGGCGGCCCTGGGGGACAACTGGCTCAGCAAGATCAACTTCGCCTCCCTCAAGCTCATCGTCATCAACTCCCTGGTGACCATAGCCGGCATCGAAGTGCTCAAGGCCTTCCTGGAAGATGGCACCGGCAACGAGATAGAGATGAAGTGGTCTGTCATCGTCTTCCTGGCCTTCTCCACCGCCGCCCTCATCTACGCCATCACGGAGCGGCTGGCGGATCACAAGTGA
- a CDS encoding FTR1 family iron permease, producing the protein MFASFLITLREGLEAFLLVGICLSYLAKLGASRYNKFIYLGVGLGLVASLVVAFLFQVVVSQFESERYNHLLMAGILIFATLVLTYMAVWMQKQAKSQVGAMTARIDAAIDGGNLFGLVLLAFLAVMREGFETVLFFSALVYSGQGVDLHQGLMGALAGLLVSVVLVWGLLRSTRKVALAPFFRWTGLLIIIIAAGLLSSAINMLQAADVITFWTTPVFNISHILDDQGVFGTFLRALFGYNASPAGLQLLTWGAYLAIFVTLWHRSYRPQPQQAGSGAKA; encoded by the coding sequence ATGTTTGCAAGTTTTCTCATTACCCTGCGCGAGGGGCTGGAAGCCTTCCTGCTGGTCGGCATCTGCCTCTCCTACCTCGCCAAGCTGGGAGCGAGCCGCTACAACAAGTTCATCTATCTGGGGGTGGGCCTGGGCCTTGTCGCCTCCCTCGTCGTCGCCTTCCTGTTCCAGGTGGTGGTGAGCCAGTTCGAGAGCGAGCGCTACAACCATTTGCTGATGGCGGGGATCCTCATCTTCGCCACTTTGGTGCTCACCTACATGGCGGTCTGGATGCAGAAGCAGGCCAAATCCCAGGTGGGGGCCATGACGGCGCGCATCGACGCCGCCATCGACGGGGGCAACCTGTTCGGTCTGGTGCTGCTCGCCTTCCTGGCGGTGATGCGGGAAGGCTTTGAAACAGTGCTGTTCTTCTCGGCCCTGGTCTATTCCGGGCAAGGGGTGGATCTGCACCAGGGGCTGATGGGGGCGCTGGCGGGACTGCTGGTCTCTGTGGTGCTGGTGTGGGGGCTGCTGCGCTCTACCCGCAAGGTGGCGCTGGCCCCCTTCTTCCGCTGGACCGGCCTGCTGATCATCATCATCGCCGCTGGGCTGCTGTCGTCCGCCATCAACATGTTGCAGGCGGCGGACGTCATCACCTTCTGGACGACGCCCGTGTTCAACATCAGCCACATCCTCGACGATCAGGGGGTCTTCGGCACCTTCCTGCGCGCCCTGTTTGGCTACAATGCCTCACCAGCCGGCTTGCAGTTGCTGACCTGGGGCGCCTATCTGGCCATCTTCGTCACCCTCTGGCATCGCAGCTATCGACCGCAGCCACAGCAGGCAGGATCCGGCGCCAAGGCCTGA
- a CDS encoding FAD-dependent oxidoreductase: MSDNNKKNIAVLGAGPAGLMAAWRLCQAGFAVTLFEQESVVGGMCATQTFKGRDGEYRFDYGGHRFITKNPELLAFIDELMGEDLLHAMRKSVIRFGGRTYDYPLNLPNLLKTAPLALMAGAVKDLLLLPFSKKPDDFAKASFAEWIQSHFGRTLYRQFFEGYTGKLWGINPDKLSADWAGQRISLIDLKDVARRLLPRRNGSISVRTYARKYRYPKYGFGQIFTTLGERLVAEGVELKTGATISRLEQADGRIERVYWKQDDVEQNERFDQVISTLPLPLTCQHLGLPCDLQYRSLRFVNMPLKQENLSDNTWQYLSDPHILATRLQEPRRRSPFMAPQGQTSVMLEIPCNPGDATWQAPLAELRGRVTADLASLGVDTAKLGDETFEARSEYAYPLMDLGYQARRNEAIKALMPITNLIMTGRQGTFRYIFTDTAMEMGMMAADMVIDGVDRRHAIFNHRNENTVIETQSVA, translated from the coding sequence ATGAGCGACAACAACAAGAAAAACATTGCAGTGCTGGGAGCCGGTCCCGCCGGTCTGATGGCCGCCTGGCGCCTGTGCCAGGCCGGTTTTGCGGTCACCCTGTTCGAGCAGGAGAGCGTGGTGGGCGGCATGTGCGCCACCCAGACCTTCAAGGGGCGCGATGGTGAGTACCGCTTCGACTACGGCGGCCACCGCTTCATCACCAAGAACCCCGAGCTACTCGCCTTTATCGACGAGCTGATGGGGGAGGATCTGCTCCACGCGATGCGAAAGAGCGTGATCCGCTTTGGCGGGCGCACCTATGACTACCCCCTGAACCTGCCGAACCTGCTCAAGACGGCGCCGCTCGCCCTGATGGCCGGGGCGGTAAAAGACTTGCTGCTGTTGCCCTTTAGCAAGAAGCCGGATGATTTTGCCAAGGCGAGCTTTGCCGAGTGGATCCAGAGCCACTTCGGTCGCACCCTCTATCGCCAGTTCTTCGAGGGCTACACCGGCAAGCTGTGGGGCATCAACCCGGACAAGCTCTCCGCCGACTGGGCCGGTCAGCGCATCAGCCTGATCGACCTCAAAGACGTGGCCCGCCGCCTGCTGCCAAGGCGCAACGGCAGTATCTCGGTGCGCACCTATGCCCGCAAATACCGCTACCCGAAATATGGCTTCGGCCAGATCTTCACCACTCTGGGGGAGCGGCTGGTGGCCGAGGGCGTTGAGCTCAAAACCGGCGCCACCATCAGCCGCCTCGAGCAGGCTGATGGCCGCATCGAACGGGTTTATTGGAAACAAGATGACGTTGAGCAGAACGAGCGCTTTGATCAGGTGATCTCCACCCTGCCGCTGCCGCTCACCTGCCAGCATCTTGGCTTGCCGTGCGACCTCCAATACCGGTCGCTTCGCTTCGTCAATATGCCGCTCAAGCAGGAGAACCTGTCGGACAACACCTGGCAGTACCTCTCCGACCCCCATATTCTGGCCACCCGCCTGCAGGAGCCGCGCCGCCGCAGCCCCTTTATGGCGCCCCAGGGCCAGACCTCGGTGATGCTGGAGATCCCCTGCAATCCGGGGGATGCCACCTGGCAGGCGCCGCTGGCCGAGCTGCGCGGTCGGGTTACCGCCGATCTCGCGAGCCTCGGTGTCGATACCGCCAAGCTTGGCGATGAAACTTTTGAAGCGCGTAGCGAATACGCCTATCCGCTGATGGATCTCGGCTATCAGGCCCGTCGTAACGAAGCGATCAAGGCGCTGATGCCCATCACAAACCTCATCATGACCGGCCGTCAGGGGACATTCCGCTACATCTTCACCGACACCGCCATGGAGATGGGGATGATGGCCGCCGACATGGTGATCGATGGGGTGGACAGACGCCACGCCATCTTTAACCATCGCAACGAAAATACCGTGATCGAAACCCAGAGCGTGGCCTGA
- a CDS encoding Bcr/CflA family multidrug efflux MFS transporter translates to MPQATTLSPRFLFILLGALAGLTPLAVDMYLPAIPAIARDLATSIDGAQLTISAFLGGFAIGQLFYGPLADSFGRKPVILAGLTMFAVASVGCAMADSLPELLAWRMLQAAGGAAGSVVVNALLRDLFEKDAFSRAMSFVILVMTLAPLVAPVVGGYISAHADWRVIFWLLVGISLLICVVMQWKIQETLKPEHKQPLKLGQVLRNYWGVLSHRGAMGYVLCGALSSSGMFAFLSASPYVYIEYFKVPTEHYGWLFGLNILLMMVVTFVNSRLVKGVGAERMLQYGLTVLPLAGALLIYNAWSQTGGLWGIVIPVVLFVGHISLVGANAMTGLMGHFPQSAGTASALAGTLRFGIGAVVGILVNLNPPESPLPMAIAIAACGLSSALSYWLLTGKRARAA, encoded by the coding sequence ATGCCTCAAGCCACGACCCTCTCTCCCCGTTTCCTGTTCATCCTGCTCGGCGCCCTGGCGGGCCTGACCCCGCTCGCGGTGGACATGTACCTGCCCGCCATTCCGGCCATAGCCCGGGATCTGGCCACCAGCATCGACGGGGCCCAGCTCACCATCAGCGCCTTCCTCGGCGGCTTCGCCATCGGCCAGCTGTTCTACGGGCCGCTCGCCGACAGCTTCGGCCGCAAGCCGGTGATCCTGGCGGGACTGACGATGTTCGCCGTGGCCTCGGTGGGCTGCGCCATGGCCGACTCCCTGCCGGAGCTGCTGGCCTGGCGTATGCTGCAGGCCGCCGGCGGGGCGGCGGGATCCGTGGTGGTCAATGCCCTGCTGCGGGATCTGTTCGAGAAGGATGCGTTTTCGCGGGCCATGTCCTTCGTCATCCTGGTGATGACGCTGGCCCCCCTGGTGGCCCCGGTGGTGGGCGGCTACATCAGCGCCCATGCCGACTGGCGGGTGATCTTCTGGCTGCTGGTGGGCATCAGTCTGCTCATCTGCGTGGTGATGCAGTGGAAGATCCAGGAGACCCTCAAACCCGAACACAAGCAGCCCCTCAAGCTCGGCCAGGTGCTGCGCAACTACTGGGGCGTGCTCTCCCACCGCGGTGCCATGGGCTATGTGCTGTGTGGCGCCCTGTCGAGTTCCGGCATGTTCGCCTTCCTGAGCGCCTCTCCTTATGTCTATATCGAGTACTTCAAGGTACCGACCGAGCACTACGGCTGGCTCTTTGGCCTCAATATCCTGCTGATGATGGTGGTCACCTTCGTCAACAGCCGTCTGGTGAAGGGGGTGGGCGCCGAGCGCATGCTGCAATACGGCCTGACCGTACTGCCGCTGGCCGGGGCCCTGCTCATCTACAACGCCTGGAGCCAGACCGGGGGCCTCTGGGGCATCGTCATCCCCGTGGTGCTCTTCGTCGGGCACATCAGCCTGGTGGGGGCCAACGCCATGACCGGCCTGATGGGCCATTTCCCCCAGTCGGCGGGCACCGCCTCGGCACTCGCGGGCACACTGCGCTTTGGCATAGGCGCCGTGGTGGGCATTTTGGTCAACCTCAATCCCCCCGAGTCGCCGCTGCCCATGGCCATCGCCATCGCCGCCTGTGGCCTGAGCTCGGCGCTCAGCTACTGGCTGCTCACCGGCAAGCGTGCCAGGGCGGCCTGA
- a CDS encoding pyridoxamine 5'-phosphate oxidase family protein codes for MGQLFEALSPRHVAFIAAQKIYFVGTAAGEGTVNLSPKGGDSLRILDAHTLAWLNLTGSGNESAAHVLQNPRMTVMFCAFEGAPMILRVYGQARVLHRGDPDWERALARFPASVAARQIFLLDIERVQTSCGMSVPLFDYQGDREDLANWSARQGKEGIEAYWRKKNQLSLDGVESEILARSGLPADP; via the coding sequence ATGGGACAGCTGTTCGAGGCGCTCTCGCCGCGCCATGTGGCCTTTATCGCGGCGCAGAAGATCTATTTTGTCGGCACGGCGGCGGGGGAGGGCACGGTCAACCTCTCCCCCAAGGGCGGGGATTCATTGCGCATTCTCGATGCCCATACCCTGGCCTGGCTCAACCTGACCGGCAGCGGTAACGAGTCGGCGGCCCATGTGTTGCAGAACCCGCGCATGACGGTGATGTTCTGCGCCTTCGAGGGGGCGCCCATGATACTGCGGGTCTATGGTCAGGCGCGGGTGCTGCACCGGGGCGACCCGGACTGGGAGAGGGCGTTGGCGCGCTTCCCGGCCAGCGTGGCGGCCCGCCAGATCTTCCTGCTCGACATTGAACGGGTCCAGACTTCCTGCGGCATGTCGGTGCCCCTGTTTGACTACCAGGGGGACAGGGAGGATCTCGCCAACTGGTCGGCCCGCCAGGGCAAGGAGGGCATAGAGGCCTACTGGCGCAAGAAGAACCAGCTGAGCCTGGATGGCGTGGAGAGCGAGATCCTGGCCCGCAGCGGCTTGCCGGCAGATCCCTGA
- the nhaD gene encoding sodium:proton antiporter NhaD, with protein MSGSSPLAPLSGLCLFCGPALAESGPLALTHSGVGLFALVIFVLAYLLVMAEEYLKLRKSKPVLIAAGIIWIAIGVVYADAGQSPLAHEGFRQNLLEYGELMLFLLVAMTYINAMEDRLLFAALRARLVRAGLSLRTLFWLTGWLAFFISPVVDNLTTALLMCTVVLNVANEDRRFINLACINIVVAANAGGAFSPFGDITTLMVWQAGKVPFGQFFALFIPALLNFLIPALLMSLMVPRHAPRVQGEEVTLRRGAATIVLLFLLTIGTAVACHHFLALPPVLGMMTGLGYLQFFGFYLRKTQPGALARERALYERTGDEARLLRLGSIVPFDVFNKIAKAEWDTLLFFYGVVMCVGGLSFMGYLALASQLLYQGDPTQANVVIGLLSSVIDNIPVMFAVLSMEPQMSTGQWLLVTLTTGVGGSLLSIGSAAGVALMGQARGMYTFLGHLKWLPAILLGYMVSIGAHLWLNSALF; from the coding sequence ATGTCTGGATCCTCACCCCTTGCCCCCTTGTCCGGGCTCTGCCTGTTTTGCGGCCCCGCCCTGGCCGAGAGCGGTCCCCTAGCCCTGACCCACAGCGGCGTCGGCCTCTTTGCCCTCGTCATCTTCGTGCTCGCCTACCTCCTGGTGATGGCCGAAGAGTACCTGAAGCTGCGAAAATCCAAGCCGGTGCTGATCGCCGCCGGCATCATCTGGATAGCCATTGGCGTCGTCTATGCAGACGCGGGGCAGAGCCCCCTGGCCCACGAGGGGTTTCGGCAGAACCTGTTGGAATACGGGGAGTTGATGCTGTTCCTGCTGGTGGCCATGACCTACATCAACGCCATGGAGGACCGGCTGCTGTTTGCCGCCCTGCGCGCCCGTCTGGTGCGGGCCGGACTCAGCCTGCGGACCCTGTTCTGGCTCACCGGGTGGCTGGCCTTCTTCATCTCCCCCGTGGTGGACAACCTCACTACTGCGCTCCTGATGTGCACTGTGGTGCTCAATGTGGCCAACGAGGATCGCCGCTTCATCAACCTGGCCTGCATCAACATCGTAGTGGCGGCCAATGCCGGCGGCGCCTTCAGCCCCTTTGGCGACATCACCACCCTGATGGTGTGGCAGGCGGGCAAGGTGCCCTTCGGCCAGTTCTTCGCGCTCTTCATCCCCGCCCTGCTCAACTTTCTGATCCCGGCCCTCCTGATGAGCCTGATGGTGCCGCGCCATGCCCCCAGGGTGCAGGGCGAGGAGGTGACGCTCAGGCGCGGGGCCGCCACCATAGTGCTGCTCTTCCTCCTCACCATAGGGACGGCCGTCGCCTGCCATCACTTCCTGGCGCTGCCCCCGGTGCTCGGCATGATGACGGGGCTGGGCTATCTGCAATTTTTCGGCTTCTACCTGCGCAAGACCCAGCCTGGTGCCCTGGCGCGGGAGCGCGCCCTCTATGAGCGCACCGGTGACGAGGCGCGGCTGCTGCGCCTCGGCTCCATAGTGCCGTTCGATGTGTTCAACAAGATTGCCAAGGCCGAGTGGGACACCCTGCTCTTCTTCTACGGGGTGGTGATGTGCGTCGGCGGGCTCAGCTTCATGGGGTATCTGGCGCTGGCATCCCAGCTCCTCTACCAGGGGGATCCGACCCAGGCCAATGTGGTCATAGGCCTGCTCTCCTCCGTCATCGACAACATCCCGGTGATGTTCGCCGTGCTGTCGATGGAGCCGCAGATGTCCACCGGGCAGTGGCTGCTGGTGACCCTGACCACGGGGGTGGGGGGCAGCCTGCTCTCCATCGGCTCCGCCGCCGGGGTGGCCCTGATGGGGCAGGCCAGGGGCATGTATACCTTCCTCGGCCATCTCAAGTGGTTGCCTGCCATTTTGCTTGGCTATATGGTCAGCATAGGGGCGCATCTGTGGCTCAACAGCGCCCTGTTCTGA
- a CDS encoding DUF4357 domain-containing protein — protein MLHKQVSFIVDSKGAKQAAVVPIDIYNELMTLQKALSDNKPGERELYHFNGKGAEAHGYPVGKRQNPGFMVQAGSTANGEDAASLREAVIELRQELLAKGVLVPRAEGGFVFSADQLFNSPSLAASLVAGNNRSGLDAWQNSAGYTLKQSGFGKKSP, from the coding sequence ATGTTACACAAGCAAGTCAGTTTTATCGTCGACAGCAAGGGGGCCAAGCAGGCTGCCGTGGTCCCCATCGATATCTACAACGAGCTGATGACCCTGCAAAAGGCGCTCTCCGACAACAAGCCCGGCGAGCGCGAGCTCTACCATTTCAACGGCAAGGGGGCCGAGGCCCATGGCTATCCGGTGGGCAAGCGGCAGAACCCCGGCTTCATGGTGCAGGCGGGCTCCACCGCCAACGGCGAGGATGCCGCTTCCTTGCGCGAGGCGGTGATCGAGCTGCGCCAGGAGCTGCTGGCCAAGGGGGTACTTGTGCCCCGAGCCGAGGGGGGCTTCGTGTTCAGCGCCGATCAGCTGTTCAACAGCCCGAGCCTGGCTGCCAGTCTGGTGGCGGGCAACAACAGAAGCGGGCTGGATGCCTGGCAGAACAGTGCCGGCTACACCCTCAAGCAATCCGGTTTTGGCAAAAAATCCCCCTGA
- a CDS encoding ABC transporter ATP-binding protein has protein sequence MLNLRNLGKHFANGGETLPLFAGLDLKLNPGETCLLLGQSGCGKSTLLNLIAGLIPPDEGEIWLGETRLDTQSPDERARLRGRHFGIVYQDFNLLPTLTVLENLCLPLEINHLPRDMARLDALLERLGMSHKRHAWPEQLSGGQRQRVALARALVHRPQWLLADEPTGSLDEHNAEQVMGLMMAAVRDTGAGLLLVSHNPGYGALADRVLRLEGGQLLEAGPHG, from the coding sequence ATGCTGAATCTGCGCAACCTCGGTAAACACTTCGCCAACGGCGGTGAGACGCTCCCCCTGTTTGCCGGGCTGGATCTCAAGCTCAACCCCGGCGAAACCTGTCTGCTGCTGGGGCAGAGCGGCTGTGGCAAGTCCACCCTGCTCAACCTCATCGCCGGTCTCATCCCCCCGGATGAGGGAGAGATTTGGCTGGGAGAGACCCGGCTCGACACCCAGTCACCGGACGAGCGGGCCCGCCTGCGCGGCCGGCATTTTGGCATCGTCTATCAGGACTTCAACCTGCTGCCGACTCTCACAGTGCTGGAAAACCTCTGCCTGCCCCTGGAGATAAACCACCTTCCCCGCGACATGGCGCGCCTCGATGCCCTGCTCGAGCGCCTGGGGATGAGCCACAAACGCCACGCCTGGCCGGAGCAGCTCTCCGGCGGCCAGCGCCAGCGGGTGGCCCTGGCCCGGGCTCTGGTTCACCGGCCCCAGTGGCTGCTCGCTGACGAGCCCACCGGCAGCCTCGATGAACACAACGCCGAGCAGGTGATGGGGCTGATGATGGCGGCGGTGCGGGACACGGGCGCAGGCCTCTTGCTGGTGAGCCACAACCCCGGCTATGGCGCCCTGGCAGACAGGGTGCTGCGCCTGGAAGGGGGGCAGTTGCTCGAGGCCGGACCCCATGGGTGA